One Gimesia aquarii DNA segment encodes these proteins:
- the pgsA gene encoding CDP-diacylglycerol--glycerol-3-phosphate 3-phosphatidyltransferase, whose amino-acid sequence MNSASDNHSRNKTEGTELLGPEVWNLPNLITISRLVLALVLFVMIYLEGWWKTSAILFIIAAATDFLDGYFARKYNQVTTLGRILDPFVDKIIICGAFIFLLERGPSSGINAWFVLIIIGREMFITSLRGFLEQHGRDFSASWSGKIKMGVQCIAVIFSLLSLSPESPFNTSSFILLRDISIWSAAIITIYSGIDYVLRAARMLRQSPLR is encoded by the coding sequence ATGAATTCAGCATCGGATAATCACTCCAGAAATAAGACCGAAGGCACTGAATTATTAGGACCGGAAGTCTGGAATTTACCCAATTTGATCACCATTAGTCGACTTGTATTGGCACTGGTTCTGTTTGTGATGATTTATCTGGAAGGTTGGTGGAAGACATCTGCAATACTATTTATCATTGCCGCTGCAACAGACTTTCTGGATGGCTATTTCGCCCGAAAATATAACCAAGTTACAACTCTGGGGCGTATCCTTGATCCTTTTGTCGATAAAATCATCATCTGTGGTGCATTCATTTTTCTACTAGAACGTGGGCCTAGTTCCGGAATCAATGCCTGGTTTGTATTAATTATCATCGGAAGAGAAATGTTCATCACCAGTCTACGTGGTTTTCTAGAACAACATGGACGAGATTTTTCTGCGAGTTGGAGCGGTAAAATTAAAATGGGAGTACAATGTATTGCAGTGATCTTCAGCCTGCTTTCCTTAAGCCCTGAGTCTCCATTTAATACATCCAGCTTTATACTGCTTCGAGATATTTCTATCTGGTCAGCCGCAATTATCACCATCTATAGTGGCATTGATTATGTTTTGCGAGCAGCTCGAATGCTCCGGCAGTCACCTCTCAGATAA
- a CDS encoding site-2 protease family protein codes for MSDANNSQLPSDHIIIVQPSDYQTEVKNFSPRNPAPQPHMPASRSKLPLILFILTCMSTFIVGGYGHRPFVPVPAEFIELFKYIQGIGWGHFLSNGFNYAGPVMLILLSHEMGHYLQSRRYGIPATRPIFIPMPMSPFGTMGAVILQRGGIANRKQMFDIAVSGPLAGLVFAIPFAYWGTLNSTISTTSHLAGSYSYGEPLILQWMITLVHGPLAENQEVVLNPMLFAGWVGIFITALNLLPIGQLDGGHILYTLIGKKANFVARLFLITAIIYMTYNQEFGYSLLILLLVFFGITHPPTADDSVPLGTTRIIVGWLTLAFFIIGFTVTPIIFH; via the coding sequence ATGTCAGACGCAAACAATTCACAACTTCCATCTGATCATATCATTATCGTTCAACCAAGTGACTACCAGACAGAAGTCAAGAATTTTTCTCCCCGCAATCCAGCTCCGCAGCCGCATATGCCTGCATCGCGTAGTAAGCTACCACTCATTCTTTTTATTCTTACATGTATGAGTACATTTATTGTTGGTGGGTATGGTCATAGACCTTTTGTCCCCGTACCTGCCGAGTTCATTGAATTATTCAAATATATACAAGGAATTGGTTGGGGGCATTTTCTATCGAATGGATTTAATTATGCCGGACCTGTCATGCTGATACTGTTATCACATGAAATGGGACATTACTTACAATCAAGACGATATGGTATTCCTGCCACGCGTCCCATTTTTATTCCGATGCCGATGAGCCCTTTTGGCACGATGGGTGCTGTTATCCTGCAACGTGGAGGGATTGCCAACCGAAAACAAATGTTTGATATCGCCGTTTCAGGCCCGCTTGCTGGGCTCGTCTTCGCAATTCCATTTGCTTACTGGGGAACTCTTAATTCAACGATCAGCACTACAAGTCATCTGGCAGGAAGTTACAGTTACGGAGAACCATTAATCTTACAATGGATGATCACACTGGTTCATGGACCACTTGCAGAAAATCAGGAAGTTGTGTTAAATCCAATGTTATTTGCTGGTTGGGTTGGCATCTTTATCACTGCATTAAACTTGCTTCCGATTGGCCAGCTTGATGGAGGTCACATTCTCTATACACTCATTGGCAAAAAAGCGAACTTTGTAGCACGATTATTTTTGATCACCGCAATTATCTACATGACTTACAATCAGGAGTTTGGATATTCTCTATTGATCCTTTTACTAGTCTTTTTTGGTATCACTCATCCTCCTACAGCCGACGACTCAGTCCCTTTGGGAACAACGCGTATCATAGTAGGTTGGCTCACGCTTGCATTTTTTATCATCGGCTTTACCGTCACACCGATTATTTTTCATTAA